A stretch of the Hydra vulgaris chromosome 09, alternate assembly HydraT2T_AEP genome encodes the following:
- the LOC100198978 gene encoding pyruvate kinase PKM isoform X1 produces MSGSKARLEYKEEVPVTYPFAMTRGEYLSLLNIDQPPTVIRGTGIICTIGPSSQEVSVLEELIANGLNIARINFSHGSYEYHQKTIDNIRIAAKKIFPHVVGLALDTKGAEIRTGNIKNGGEVTYVKGQELKVSSDPYFKNQCSESLLFLDYPDLIHSVKRGSKIVIADGNFLLEVKDIIDNNNLLAVVLNDATIGNRKNCNLPGAVVVLPAVSEKDKQDLLFGVKNKVDMVFASFIRKASDVADVRNALGEEGKSIKVIAKIENYEGVVNIDEIIAAADGIMVARGDMGMEMPAEKVFLAQKILITRGNRAGKPVICATQMLESMIKNPRPTRAEITDVGNAVVDGADCVMLSGETTNGAYPIEAVAVMHKICRQAATVQFYKESFSEHLNKNHVTDATETTCIAAVAASFKALASAIIVLTTSGRTSWIMSKYRPQCPIIVITRNEQVARLCHLYRGLFPLVYSTPRIKTWHEDMFDRLEFAITYGKDMGFIKTGSSVVFVSGCQPGTNSTNTVQIIQVDEKPISGIRYNTNFCLI; encoded by the exons gtCCATCAAGCCAAGAAGTGAGTGTACTAGAAGAGCTTATTGCAAATGGACTAAACATTGCGCGAATAAACTTTTCTCACGGTTCTTACGAg TACCACCAAAAAACTATCGATAATATTCGCATCGcggcaaaaaaaatatttccacatGTTGTTGGATTGGCGTTGGATACAAAAGGAGCTGAAATTCGAACTGGAAACATAAAGAAT GGTGGCGAAGTTACGTATGTCAAAGGACAAGAACTGAAAGTATCTTCTGatccatattttaaaaaccagtGTTCGGAAAGCCTACTGTTCCTAGATTATCCTGATCTTATTCATTCGGTAAAACGTGGTAGCAAAATTGTAATCGCGGACGGAAACTTTTTGCTTGAAGTGAAAGATATAATTGACAATAATAACCTTTTGGCCGTGGTGCTTAACGACGCAACAATCGGTAACCGAAAAAATTGCAACTTGCCGGGAGCGGTAGTTGTTTTACCTGCGGTTTCAGAAAAAGATAAGCAAGACTTATTGTTTGgtgtaaaaaacaaa gtTGACATGGTTTTTGCTTCATTTATTCGCAAAGCGTCAGATGTCGCAGATGTACGAAATGCTCTAGGTGAGGAAGGAAAATCTATTAAAGTAATTGCGAAAATTGAAAATTACGAAGGCGTTGTCAATATTGATGAAATTATTGCTGCAGCAGATGGAATAATGGTAGCTCGAGGTGATATGGGTATGGAAATGCCagctgaaaaagtttttttggcacaaaaaatcttaattacCCGCGGCAACAGAGCTGGAAAGCCGGTTATTTGTGCAACACAG atgttggAATCAATGATTAAAAACCCCCGTCCAACACGCGCTGAGATTACCGATGTTGGGAACGCTGTTGTTGATGGAGCCGATTGTGTAATGCTGTCCGGTGAAACTACAAATGGTGCTTATCCTATAGAGGCTGTAGCTGTTATGCATAAA atatgccGACAAGCAGCTACCGTTCAATTTTATAAGGAATCATTTTCggaacatttaaacaaaaaccacGTCACAGATGCTACGGAAACAACTTGCATTGCAGCAGTGGCTGcttcttttaaagctcttgcAAGTGCAATTATTGTGCTTACAACGTCTGGGAG AACTTCTTGGATTATGTCAAAATATAGACCTCAATGCCCAATAATCGTGATAACTAGAAATGAACAAGTTGCCAGACTTTGTCACTTATACAGAGGGTTGTTTCCTTTAGTCTACTCGACTCCGCGAATCAAAACATGGCACGAAGACATGTTTGACAGACTTGAATTTGCAATAACTTATGGAAAAGATATGGGTTTTATTAAGACAGGTTCAAGTGTGGTATTTGTCAGCGGATGTCAGCCTGGGACCAATTCAACAAACACCGTACAAATTATACAAGTAGACGAGAAACCAATTTCTGGAATTCGATATAATACAAACTTTTGCTTAATTTGa
- the LOC136084755 gene encoding uncharacterized protein LOC136084755, protein MYFGLRIDNLHRLAFDIAEANNITHNFNKQTRMAGKKWYYAFMQRHLQLSLRGPESTSIARAQGFNKERVQSFFNLLSKLYMEEKLTPDRLYNMDETSLSTVQDGQIKIISARGKKRFGIMTSSERGNSVTAVVCVSAAGFYVPPMLIYKRKRMKPEITNGAPPGTVFSTQEKGWMSNEGFLDWLNHFIKVVKPLKQSKVLLILDGHVTHSKNLAAIYLARNAGVRMVSLPPHTTHRLQPIDVAFFGPLGTYYDEAMRKWMRSHIS, encoded by the coding sequence ATGTACTTTGGATTAAGGATTGATAATCTTCATCGTCTAGCATTTGATATTGCGGAAGCTAACAACATCACacataattttaacaaacaaacacgAATGGCAGGAAAAAAGTGGTATTATGCATTTATGCAAAGGCACCTCCAACTGTCGCTTCGTGGGCCTGAATCAACATCAATTGCACGTGCACAAGGTTTTAATAAAGAGCGAGTGCaatctttctttaatttactttcaaaGTTATACATGGAAGAAAAGTTAACTCCAGACAGACTTTATAATATGGATGAAACTAGTTTATCAACAGTACAAGATGGtcagataaaaattattagtgcAAGGGGCAAAAAACGATTTGGAATTATGACTAGTAGTGAACGAGGAAATTCAGTAACAGCTGTAGTTTGTGTATCTGCAGCAGGATTTTATGTTCCAccaatgttaatatataaacgCAAAAGAATGAAGCCAGAAATAACAAATGGTGCACCTCCAGGAACTGTATTTAGTACTCAAGAAAAAGGATGGATGTCAAATGAAGGTTTTTTAGATTGGCTCAATCATTTCATTAAAGTTGTTAAACctttaaaacaatcaaaagttTTGTTGATACTTGATGGTCATGTTacacattcaaaaaatttggcAGCGATATATCTAGCACGAAATGCTGGAGTGCGTATGGTATCACTACCTCCCCATACTACACACAGACTGCAACCAATAGACGTTGCATTCTTTGGACCACTTGGTACATACTATGATGAAGCTATGCGAAAATGGATGCGGTCACATATATCATAA